Proteins from a single region of Punica granatum isolate Tunisia-2019 chromosome 8, ASM765513v2, whole genome shotgun sequence:
- the LOC116187079 gene encoding glycerol-3-phosphate acyltransferase 5-like: MHREESKMTTVVSEFEGTLLKDPDPFSYFMLVAFEASGIIRFALLLLMWPVIRVLEALGQGDAGLRLIIFVAVSGVRMSEIESVARAVLPKFYMDDVNMDAWKVFSSYGKRVVITKTPRIMVEWFVRDHLLADEVVGSELVVNRFGYATGFIKGEMSVISNQAAQVLSSEDQPIIVGLRRPEPGCCLPPCKETLYPPYTSKARLDRQDLRPLPVIFHDGRLVKRPMPFTALVILLWIPLGIILAFIRIFIGLILPMKVIPYVTPIFGGGMIVKGKPPAPPGSHGNSGVLFVCTHRTLMDPVVLSTALGRKVPAVTYSISRLSEILSPIPTVRLSRNREVDAQQIKRQLEKGDLAVCPEGTTCREPFLLRFSALFAELTDRIVPVAMNYRVGFFHATTARGWKGLDPIFFFMNPRPVYEVTFLNQLPTEATCSAGKSPYDVANYVQRILAATLGFECTNFTRKDKYRILAGNDGTASYASLSDQIKKVVSIFKPFIH; encoded by the exons ATGCATCGAGAAGAATCCAAGATGACAACTGTTGTTTCTGAGTTTGAAGGCACGCTTCTGAAGGACCCGGACCCCTTCTCCTACTTCATGCTTGTAGCTTTCGAGGCTTCGGGGATCATACGTTTTGCGCTGCTGCTATTGATGTGGCCGGTGATTCGGGTGCTGGAAGCATTGGGGCAGGGGGATGCTGGCCTCAGGCTGATTATCTTTGTAGCGGTCTCTGGCGTCCGCATGTCGGAGATCGAGTCGGTGGCGAGGGCAGTCTTGCCAAAGTTCTACATGGACGACGTGAACATGGATGCTTGGAAGGTCTTCAGCTCCTATGGGAAGAGAGTCGTCATAACCAAGACTCCGCGCATTATGGTGGAGTGGTTCGTGAGGGACCACTTGTTGGCCGATGAAGTTGTCGGGAGTGAACTTGTCGTTAACCGGTTTGGGTATGCCACCGGTTTCATCAAGGGTGAGATGAGTGTCATCTCGAATCAGGCTGCTCAGGTGTTAAGCAGCGAGGACCAGCCCATAATAGTGGGGTTGCGAAGGCCAGAACCAGGTTGTTGTTTGCCTCCATGCAAG GAAACGTTGTATCCACCGTATACTTCAAAAGCGAGGCTAGATCGGCAAGATCTACGTCCTCTTCCGGTCATCTTCCATGACGGCCGCCTAGTCAAGAGGCCGATGCCCTTCACAGCCCTCGTGATCCTATTGTGGATACCTCTGGGCATAATCCTTGCATTTATTCGCATTTTTATTGGTTTAATCTTGCCGATGAAAGTGATCCCGTATGTGACTCCTATATTCGGGGGCGGAATGATTGTGAAGGGAAAGCCACCGGCACCTCCCGGGTCCCATGGCAACTCTGGCGTTCTCTTTGTTTGCACTCATCGTACATTGATGGATCCGGTTGTCCTATCCACGGCACTGGGGCGTAAGGTTCCAGCAGTGACTTACTCCATCTCCCGTCTTTCGGAGATCCTATCCCCTATTCCAACCGTCCGGCTGTCAAGAAACCGAGAAGTCGATGCCCAACAGATTAAGCGTCAACTTGAAAAAGGCGACCTAGCAGTGTGTCCAGAAGGAACAACATGCCGGGAACCATTTCTCCTGAGGTTTAGTGCACTTTTTGCTGAATTGACAGATAGAATAGTGCCGGTGGCAATGAACTATCGGGTAGGGTTCTTCCATGCAACAACCGCTCGAGGTTGGAAGGGCTTGGATCCGATATTCTTCTTCatgaaccctcgacccgtctACGAAGTAACCTTCCTAAACCAGCTACCCACTGAGGCAACTTGCTCGGCAGGTAAGAGCCCATATGATGTGGCGAATTACGTGCAGAGGATCCTAGCAGCAACGCTAGGGTTCGAGTGCACCAACTTCACAAGGAAAGACAAATACAGAATACTCGCTGGAAATGATGGAACGGCATCCTATGCTTCGCTTAGCGATCAAATCAAGAAGGTTGTGAGCATCTTCAAGCCGTTTATTCACTGA